A window from Drosophila kikkawai strain 14028-0561.14 chromosome 2L, DkikHiC1v2, whole genome shotgun sequence encodes these proteins:
- the LOC108085239 gene encoding uncharacterized protein, whose amino-acid sequence MKISIFCLVLILGIVSARPQFGFGGFEQQQQQQASYGFGGGFGQQQQEAFAGFPGGLPGGYEDMLQQQQQQSFGGGNFGGYFG is encoded by the exons atgaaaatttcc ATTTTCTGTTTGGTTCTTATTTTGGGCATTGTCTCGGCTCGTCCCCAGTTTGGATTTGGAGGAtttgagcagcagcaacagcagcaggcatCCTATGGGTTTGGAGGTGGCTttggtcagcagcagcaggaagcGTTTGCAGGCTTTCCAGGAGGCCTTCCAGGAGGATACGAGGATAtgctacagcagcagcaacagcaatccTTTGGAGGGGGAAATTTTGGGGGCTACTTTGGTTAA
- the LOC108085238 gene encoding uncharacterized protein: MADVHQLIVTCIIYLYQIYLLCRSIPPLKKDALLLVLHNFLLYYVINMFKHLAQLSMGSSGPVNTFYYVPLVFEEPVQSEANPDNWHQVLRSSTWQFFETLFRHHLALLLSFNMALIVPRCKLGFISTLVLVSNFVMFVCFTSAICQFLMVSGQANVNALRLLTILGLGPVCQMLLGCRLLSRMWVGLWIVV; this comes from the exons ATGGCTGATGTACACCAGCTAATTGTCACTTGCATTATTTACCTTTACCAGATTTACCTGCTTTGT AGATCTATTCCGCCCCTCAAGAAGGATGCCTTGCTGCTCGTCCTGCACAACTTCCTGCTCTACTATGTGATCAATATGTTCAAGCACCTGGCCCAAC TTTCGATGGGCTCTTCGGGGCCGGTGAACACCTTCTATTACGTGCCTTTGGTATTCGAGGAACCTGTGCAGTCGGAGGCCAATCCGGATAACTGGCACCAGGTGCTGCGGTCCTCCACCTGGCAGTTCTTTGAGACTCTCTTCAGACACCATTTGGCCCTGCTGTTGTCATTTAATATGGCCCTCATTGTGCCC CGCTGCAAGCTGGGCTTCATTAGCACTCTCGTGCTGGTCTCCAACTTTGTGATGTTCGTCTGCTTCACCTCGGCCATTTGCCAGTTCCTGATGGTCAGCGGCCAGGCCAATGTCAATGCTTTGCGCCTCCTCACGATCCTGGGCCTGGGTCCCGTGTGCCAGATGCTCCTGGGGTGTCGCCTCTTGTCGCGTATGTGG GTTGGCCTGTGGATCGTTGTTTGA